A genomic stretch from Chitinophaga agri includes:
- a CDS encoding DUF4349 domain-containing protein, producing MTKSFKARIWKVVRWATLIFSILFIFRFIYGYVATDTRSTGDYSVDFFESISDLRKNYASEKVQYKGYQHTAGSVNPPPSAAATPSQKYEKTASVKSKSSHFEEDAKQLANQTTSFKAIIQYEQALGLKGSRELHLMIGVNPEAFDSFYLAIQKIGVIKSTQITKVDKTNEYRQLNAQKASLLKTLESLNELKSKPGPITDLVSLHDKILETEGKLQDLGVELGNFDTENEFCTVRVSLYEGATEKKQISMIHRVRVTLEWTIHYYTYLVFAAVGILCGAFIFLVIIDKLKLISKIAKKLEE from the coding sequence ATGACTAAAAGCTTTAAAGCCCGCATCTGGAAGGTGGTGCGATGGGCAACCCTGATTTTCTCTATACTGTTTATTTTTAGATTCATTTACGGTTATGTCGCCACCGACACCAGGTCAACAGGCGATTATAGTGTTGACTTTTTTGAAAGCATCAGCGATCTGAGGAAGAACTACGCTTCTGAAAAAGTACAATACAAAGGCTATCAGCATACCGCAGGTTCAGTTAATCCACCGCCTAGTGCAGCGGCTACTCCCAGCCAGAAATATGAAAAGACAGCTTCTGTTAAATCAAAATCCTCTCATTTTGAAGAAGACGCCAAACAACTAGCAAACCAAACAACATCATTCAAGGCAATCATTCAGTACGAACAGGCACTGGGGCTGAAAGGCAGTAGAGAGCTCCATCTGATGATTGGCGTAAATCCTGAAGCTTTTGACTCTTTCTACCTGGCCATTCAGAAAATAGGCGTGATCAAATCTACCCAGATCACTAAAGTAGATAAGACCAATGAATATCGTCAGCTGAACGCACAAAAAGCATCCCTGCTGAAAACACTTGAATCACTAAATGAACTGAAGTCAAAGCCTGGCCCTATCACTGACCTGGTTTCCCTGCATGATAAAATATTGGAGACAGAAGGAAAGCTGCAGGACCTGGGGGTAGAACTGGGCAATTTTGATACGGAAAATGAATTTTGTACGGTAAGAGTTTCTCTGTACGAGGGTGCCACCGAAAAGAAACAGATCAGTATGATTCACCGAGTAAGAGTAACGCTGGAGTGGACCATACATTACTACACCTATCTGGTGTTCGCGGCAGTAGGTATATTGTGCGGCGCGTTTATTTTCCTTGTGATCATTGACAAACTTAAACTGATCAGTAAGATCGCCAAAAAACTGGAAGAATAA
- a CDS encoding phosphocholine-specific phospholipase C, translating into MDTRRDFIKKAALLSGGTGLASVLPASIQRALAINPAAGSTFLDAEHVVLLMQENRSFDHSLGTLRGVRGFNDPRAITLPDKNLVWLQSNKKGETYAPFRLDIKDSKVTWMSSLPHSWENQVDARNNGKYDRWLDVKQSGNKDYADLPLTMGYFTREDIPFYYALADAFTVCDQNFCSSLTGTTPNRLYFWTGTIREKQTQDAAPNVRNSEVDYGVPASWTTFPERLEENGISWKVYQNELSVGVGFTGEEDAWLANFTDNPLEFFAQYRPQFSVTHHKHLKQSLEKQKKAVAALEERLKTLSGDEAAIRQKELEEKKELLALLQEREERWRPEKFELLSEHEKNIHRKAFTTNEKDPDYHQLTTLQYHDGHTERTMQVPKGDVLYQFREDVKNGQLPTVSWIVAPENFSDHPGAPWYGAWYVAEVMDILTQNPDVWKKTIFVLAYDENDGDFDHVPPFIPPYGPGTGLVSEGIDTSVEYVTREQELRKKGMQEEDVRESPIGLGYRVPLIVASPWSRGGMVNSEVFDHTSILQFLERFLSHKSGKPIVENNISEWRRTICGDLTSVFRPYNGEEIPMPAFGDKDTFIESIHKAQFKEVPSGFRKLTAEDIRAINNNPATAPYMAQQEEGIRPACALPYEMYADGRIHNGTFEISFKAGNELAGKAAAGIPYHVYAPGKYLAADNTSFETVRTWAYAVKAGDKLSDQWPLQAFENGVYHLLVYGPNGFFREFAGDAKAPQLEVLCDYERKGKSFTGNIALLLNNPTMQTVTIEIIDHSYGKAAQKKVLAGRSKTSIMLDLTKSHAWYDFSVRIAGQTTFERRYAGRVENGKSGFSDPAMGRVKLA; encoded by the coding sequence ATGGATACCAGGAGAGATTTTATAAAAAAGGCCGCGTTATTGTCTGGCGGCACCGGACTGGCAAGTGTATTACCTGCCTCCATTCAGCGTGCACTAGCTATTAATCCCGCTGCAGGTAGTACGTTCCTTGATGCAGAGCATGTCGTACTGCTTATGCAGGAGAATCGTTCATTCGATCACAGTCTCGGTACTCTTCGTGGGGTGCGCGGATTCAATGATCCCCGTGCGATCACGCTACCTGACAAGAATCTGGTATGGCTGCAATCCAATAAAAAAGGGGAGACATATGCACCTTTCAGACTTGATATAAAAGATTCAAAGGTCACCTGGATGAGTTCTCTGCCTCATTCATGGGAAAACCAGGTAGATGCCCGTAATAATGGGAAATATGACAGATGGCTGGATGTGAAACAATCTGGCAATAAAGACTACGCCGACCTGCCTTTGACCATGGGATACTTCACCCGTGAAGATATTCCGTTTTACTATGCGCTGGCTGATGCCTTTACAGTCTGCGATCAGAATTTCTGTTCTTCTCTCACTGGAACTACGCCTAATAGACTGTATTTCTGGACAGGCACGATCCGGGAGAAGCAGACTCAGGATGCAGCCCCCAACGTGCGTAACTCCGAAGTAGATTATGGTGTGCCTGCCAGCTGGACAACCTTCCCGGAAAGACTGGAAGAAAATGGTATCAGCTGGAAAGTATATCAGAATGAGCTGAGCGTAGGTGTGGGCTTTACAGGCGAGGAAGATGCCTGGCTGGCCAATTTTACTGATAACCCGCTCGAGTTCTTTGCACAATACAGACCGCAGTTCTCTGTCACACACCATAAACATTTGAAGCAAAGTCTGGAGAAACAGAAAAAGGCCGTGGCGGCCCTGGAGGAAAGACTGAAAACACTTTCAGGAGACGAGGCTGCTATCAGACAAAAGGAACTGGAAGAAAAGAAAGAGCTATTAGCCCTATTACAGGAAAGAGAAGAACGGTGGCGTCCCGAGAAGTTCGAGCTGTTGTCCGAACATGAAAAGAACATCCATAGAAAAGCTTTTACCACCAATGAAAAAGATCCGGACTACCATCAGCTGACCACACTTCAGTATCATGATGGTCATACAGAACGTACTATGCAGGTGCCCAAAGGTGACGTATTGTACCAGTTCCGTGAAGATGTGAAGAATGGGCAGCTTCCTACAGTATCCTGGATTGTCGCTCCCGAAAACTTCTCAGATCATCCTGGTGCACCATGGTATGGTGCCTGGTATGTGGCTGAAGTGATGGACATCCTGACACAAAATCCGGATGTATGGAAAAAGACCATTTTTGTGCTGGCATATGATGAGAATGATGGGGATTTTGACCACGTCCCTCCATTTATACCGCCGTATGGTCCGGGTACAGGACTGGTCTCCGAAGGAATAGATACGAGTGTAGAATATGTCACCCGTGAACAGGAACTCCGGAAAAAGGGGATGCAGGAAGAAGATGTGCGTGAAAGTCCTATCGGACTGGGATACCGTGTTCCGCTGATTGTTGCTTCTCCGTGGAGCCGTGGTGGTATGGTTAATTCTGAAGTGTTTGATCATACGTCCATTCTGCAGTTCCTGGAGCGTTTCCTGTCACATAAGAGCGGTAAACCCATCGTAGAAAACAATATCAGTGAATGGCGCCGGACGATCTGTGGTGACCTGACTTCGGTGTTCAGACCTTACAACGGAGAAGAAATTCCGATGCCTGCCTTTGGCGACAAAGACACTTTCATCGAAAGTATCCATAAAGCACAGTTTAAAGAGGTGCCTTCCGGTTTCCGGAAGCTGACTGCTGAAGATATCAGGGCCATTAATAATAATCCTGCTACAGCGCCTTACATGGCTCAACAGGAGGAGGGTATTCGTCCCGCCTGTGCTTTACCTTATGAGATGTATGCAGATGGACGCATTCACAACGGTACATTTGAAATTTCCTTTAAAGCGGGTAATGAGCTGGCAGGCAAGGCGGCCGCCGGCATTCCGTATCATGTGTATGCACCGGGCAAATACCTCGCGGCCGATAACACGTCTTTTGAGACAGTCAGAACATGGGCATATGCGGTTAAAGCAGGAGATAAACTATCCGATCAGTGGCCATTACAGGCATTTGAAAATGGTGTCTATCACCTGCTTGTATATGGTCCTAACGGATTCTTCCGTGAGTTTGCCGGTGATGCAAAGGCCCCACAGCTGGAAGTACTGTGTGACTACGAGCGCAAGGGTAAATCTTTTACAGGTAATATCGCCCTGCTATTGAACAACCCCACTATGCAGACTGTTACAATTGAAATCATTGACCATTCGTATGGAAAGGCTGCACAGAAAAAGGTATTGGCAGGCAGGAGTAAAACCAGTATTATGCTTGACCTGACGAAAAGCCATGCATGGTATGACTTCAGCGTACGTATTGCCGGGCAAACTACTTTTGAAAGGAGGTATGCGGGTCGGGTAGAAAATGGTAAGTCAGGATTTAGCGATCCAGCGATGGGGCGGGTGAAGTTGGCATAG
- a CDS encoding SufE family protein, which produces MSINEVQDKLIEDVLLLDDEVSRQQYIDNIAKSLPLMEDKYKHEHYQVQGWISDIWIRAVYIKERVWFTAAGTDKASNSLLAMFARVLSGNHPKDIADADIYFMSEISGLFQPFFTVQWPLILRKMKSQAVAYQIQLLQHM; this is translated from the coding sequence ATGTCAATAAACGAAGTACAGGATAAGCTGATTGAGGATGTACTACTCCTCGACGATGAAGTAAGCCGCCAGCAATACATAGATAATATTGCCAAATCATTGCCTTTAATGGAAGATAAATACAAGCATGAACACTACCAGGTGCAGGGCTGGATCTCAGATATCTGGATACGTGCTGTATATATCAAGGAAAGGGTATGGTTTACCGCAGCAGGTACAGATAAAGCGAGTAACAGCCTGCTGGCAATGTTTGCAAGGGTATTGTCCGGTAATCATCCAAAGGATATCGCTGATGCGGATATCTATTTCATGAGCGAGATATCAGGACTGTTTCAACCGTTCTTTACGGTACAATGGCCACTGATATTGCGTAAAATGAAATCGCAAGCTGTGGCATACCAGATACAGTTATTGCAACACATGTAG